One window of the Rufibacter radiotolerans genome contains the following:
- a CDS encoding sulfatase-like hydrolase/transferase — protein MKRIFRPLILLVLISVCLPFSGAAQTKPSVPQKKQPNIIFILTDDLGYGDLGVFFQKQRQTRKDRSEPWAYTPNLDKMAAQGAVLAHHYAGAPVCAPSRASILLGLSQGHANVRDNQFDKALEDNHTMASVLKKAGYATAAVGKWGLQGKNKNWPGHPLNRGFDYYLGYIRHGDGHEHYPKEGVYRGAKEVYQNRTEIAATLDKCYTADLWTAASKKWIIDQAKGKENPFFLYLAYDTPHAVLELPTQAYPAGGGLKGGLQWTGKPGQMINTASGTVDSWTHPDYAHATYDHDKNPATPEIAWPDVYKRYATSVRRIDDAIGDLLQLLKDLKIDENTLVVFSSDNGPSLESYLGKKDNNPDFFNSFGPFDGVKRDVWEGGVRMPALAWWPGHIPANTVVKTPNASHDWLPTFTHAAGVPAPARTDGVSLLPSLTGKGNQQESLVYVEYENNGSTPTLAEFHPAHQKRKRGQMQLIRLGDYVGVRYDIKAHSNDFEIYNVVKDPQEVNNLAKAPGMEKLQQQMKDKVLQARRPDPEAPRPYDQELMPAVVATKTKPGLSWKAFAGDFLWVPEITSLQATATGQTPQPMGDVGKPNQNLLFFQGYINAPADGTYTFYLTTDGGALLRLHEATVLDADYGYKVGQEIKGELHLKAGLHPVRLYYTRQPGSTAGLDLQWSGPGISKSKLPASVFFQDAPAL, from the coding sequence ATGAAAAGGATTTTCCGCCCACTTATTTTATTGGTCCTTATCAGTGTCTGCCTGCCTTTTTCTGGGGCGGCACAAACTAAACCCTCGGTTCCTCAAAAGAAGCAGCCTAATATTATCTTTATCCTGACGGATGATTTGGGGTACGGCGATTTGGGGGTGTTTTTCCAGAAACAGCGCCAAACCAGGAAAGACCGCAGTGAGCCCTGGGCCTACACTCCCAACCTGGATAAGATGGCGGCCCAGGGCGCGGTGCTGGCCCATCATTATGCCGGTGCGCCGGTGTGCGCACCCTCGCGCGCTTCTATATTGCTGGGCCTGAGCCAGGGCCACGCCAACGTGCGGGATAACCAGTTTGACAAAGCACTGGAAGATAACCACACCATGGCCTCAGTGCTGAAAAAGGCGGGCTATGCCACGGCGGCTGTGGGCAAATGGGGGCTGCAGGGCAAAAACAAAAACTGGCCCGGGCATCCCCTCAACCGGGGCTTTGACTATTATCTGGGCTACATACGGCACGGCGATGGGCATGAGCACTACCCCAAAGAAGGCGTCTATCGCGGGGCCAAGGAAGTGTACCAAAACCGCACGGAAATAGCAGCCACCCTGGACAAATGCTACACTGCCGATCTCTGGACCGCCGCCTCTAAAAAGTGGATCATAGACCAGGCCAAAGGCAAAGAGAACCCGTTCTTTCTTTACCTGGCCTATGATACCCCGCATGCCGTGCTGGAACTGCCCACCCAAGCCTACCCGGCGGGCGGTGGTTTGAAAGGCGGACTGCAATGGACCGGCAAACCCGGGCAGATGATCAATACCGCCTCCGGAACCGTTGATTCCTGGACCCACCCAGACTACGCCCACGCCACCTATGACCATGACAAGAACCCGGCAACCCCAGAAATCGCCTGGCCCGATGTCTATAAACGCTACGCTACCTCGGTGCGGCGCATTGATGACGCCATTGGCGATCTGCTGCAACTCCTCAAAGACCTGAAGATAGACGAAAACACCCTGGTGGTTTTCTCCTCAGACAACGGGCCATCGCTGGAGTCATACCTGGGCAAGAAAGACAACAACCCAGATTTCTTCAACAGTTTCGGGCCGTTTGACGGGGTGAAGCGCGATGTCTGGGAAGGCGGCGTACGCATGCCGGCCCTGGCCTGGTGGCCCGGTCACATTCCGGCCAACACCGTGGTAAAGACGCCCAATGCCTCGCATGACTGGCTGCCTACCTTCACCCACGCCGCCGGTGTTCCCGCCCCCGCCCGTACCGATGGCGTTTCGCTATTGCCATCGCTCACGGGCAAAGGAAATCAGCAGGAAAGCCTGGTGTATGTAGAATATGAAAACAACGGCAGCACCCCGACTTTGGCCGAGTTTCACCCCGCGCACCAGAAACGGAAACGCGGCCAGATGCAACTCATCCGGTTAGGTGACTATGTAGGCGTGCGGTATGACATCAAAGCCCACTCTAATGACTTTGAAATCTATAACGTGGTGAAGGACCCCCAGGAAGTAAACAACCTGGCCAAGGCCCCGGGCATGGAGAAACTGCAGCAACAGATGAAAGACAAGGTACTGCAGGCACGTAGGCCAGACCCTGAAGCTCCGAGGCCCTATGACCAGGAACTGATGCCTGCCGTGGTAGCCACCAAAACCAAACCAGGCCTGAGCTGGAAAGCCTTCGCCGGTGATTTCCTTTGGGTACCCGAGATCACCTCGCTGCAGGCCACCGCCACCGGGCAAACCCCGCAGCCAATGGGAGACGTTGGTAAGCCAAACCAAAACCTGCTGTTTTTCCAGGGCTACATCAACGCTCCTGCAGATGGTACCTACACCTTTTATCTTACCACCGATGGAGGTGCCTTGCTACGCCTGCATGAGGCCACTGTCTTAGACGCAGATTATGGCTATAAAGTCGGCCAGGAAATAAAAGGAGAGCTTCACTTGAAAGCAGGCCTTCATCCGGTAAGACTCTACTACACCCGTCAGCCGGGCAGCACCGCTGGTTTAGATCTGCAATGGTCTGGGCCTGGTATTTCAAAAAGCAAACTGCCGGCCAGTGTCTTCTTTCAGGATGCTCCGGCTTTGTAG
- a CDS encoding aldose epimerase family protein — protein sequence MKKSNAMRSLLFTTCLGVGVAGTLVSCETKTEKTTESTSTTTQSEEAAAADTTAFGKTKDGKEARLYILTNKNNVKVTFTNYGGRMISLLVPDKNGKMTDVVVGFKNAGEYENSTEPYFGATIGRFGNRIAKGKFKLDGKEYTLATNNGQNSLHGGKQGFQYVNWEAQQPDNHTLVLTYTSKDMEEGYPGNLKAKVTYTLTDENEIKMDYEATTDKPTVVNLTNHAFFNLNGEGSGDILGHVLQINADKYTPVDSTLIPTGKIEPVAGTPFDFRKPTPIGARINANNEQLKFGNGYDHNYVLSAGKSAGMAPAARVVGEKSGIVMEVLTQEPGLQFYSGNFMAGKNTFKGGSKDEFRTAFCLETQHFPDSPNQPSFPSTVLKPGQTYKTSSIYKFTAQK from the coding sequence ATGAAGAAAAGCAATGCAATGCGTTCTCTCCTGTTCACTACGTGTTTAGGAGTTGGCGTGGCCGGTACCCTGGTAAGCTGTGAAACCAAGACGGAGAAAACCACTGAAAGCACCAGCACCACTACTCAAAGTGAAGAAGCCGCCGCGGCAGACACTACTGCTTTTGGCAAGACCAAAGACGGCAAGGAAGCCAGGCTGTACATCCTCACCAATAAAAACAATGTGAAGGTGACGTTCACCAATTACGGTGGCCGCATGATCAGCCTGCTGGTGCCGGACAAGAACGGAAAGATGACCGATGTGGTAGTGGGCTTTAAGAATGCCGGGGAGTATGAAAATTCTACTGAGCCCTATTTTGGCGCTACCATCGGTCGGTTCGGGAACCGCATCGCCAAGGGTAAATTCAAGCTGGACGGCAAAGAATATACCCTGGCTACCAACAACGGCCAGAACTCCCTGCACGGCGGCAAGCAAGGGTTCCAGTACGTGAACTGGGAGGCCCAGCAGCCCGACAACCATACGCTGGTATTGACTTACACCTCCAAAGACATGGAAGAAGGCTACCCCGGTAACCTGAAAGCCAAGGTGACTTACACCCTCACCGATGAGAACGAGATCAAAATGGATTACGAGGCCACCACAGACAAGCCTACCGTGGTGAACCTGACCAACCACGCCTTCTTCAACCTGAACGGCGAGGGCAGCGGTGATATTCTGGGTCACGTGCTGCAGATCAACGCCGATAAATACACCCCAGTGGATTCTACCTTGATCCCGACGGGCAAAATTGAGCCGGTGGCGGGCACTCCCTTTGACTTTAGAAAGCCTACGCCTATTGGGGCCAGAATCAACGCCAACAATGAGCAATTGAAGTTTGGCAATGGCTATGACCACAATTATGTGTTAAGTGCCGGCAAATCTGCCGGCATGGCGCCCGCCGCCCGCGTGGTGGGGGAGAAAAGCGGCATTGTGATGGAGGTGCTTACCCAGGAGCCTGGTCTGCAGTTCTACAGCGGTAACTTTATGGCCGGTAAGAACACGTTCAAAGGCGGCAGCAAAGATGAATTCAGAACGGCCTTCTGCCTGGAGACCCAGCATTTCCCAGATTCTCCTAACCAGCCTTCTTTCCCGTCTACGGTGCTAAAGCCCGGCCAAACCTACAAAACCAGCAGCATCTATAAGTTCACTGCGCAGAAATAA
- a CDS encoding SGNH/GDSL hydrolase family protein, with the protein MKKIGLLLLLTVLLSGWAPRKKNVLVIGDSISIGYFPFVQQGLADKAVLVHNKGNAQHTGTGLKKIHEWLGQEKWDVIQFNWGLWDLCYRLPWEGNKAGKSDKVNGSLAHTPEQYRANLDSLVTILKKTNAKLLFVTTSYVPENEPGRYVKDAPLYNAVAREVMKKHGIEVNDIYAGSMEIHQKYGEAPNNVHYTPKGYQELATLITRQLEKKIKE; encoded by the coding sequence ATGAAAAAGATTGGGTTACTTCTGCTTTTAACCGTGTTGCTGTCTGGCTGGGCGCCGCGCAAAAAGAATGTGCTGGTGATTGGTGACTCCATTTCCATTGGCTACTTCCCGTTTGTGCAGCAAGGTTTGGCAGACAAGGCGGTGCTTGTGCATAACAAAGGAAACGCCCAGCATACCGGTACCGGCCTGAAGAAAATTCATGAATGGCTGGGCCAGGAAAAGTGGGACGTAATCCAGTTTAACTGGGGCCTGTGGGACCTGTGCTACCGCCTGCCCTGGGAAGGAAACAAAGCCGGGAAAAGCGATAAAGTGAACGGCTCCCTTGCCCACACCCCAGAACAGTACCGCGCCAACCTTGACTCACTGGTGACCATCCTAAAGAAAACCAATGCCAAACTGCTGTTTGTCACTACCTCTTATGTGCCGGAGAATGAACCGGGAAGATATGTGAAAGACGCGCCTCTTTATAATGCAGTGGCCCGGGAAGTAATGAAAAAGCATGGCATTGAAGTGAACGATATTTACGCAGGGTCCATGGAAATCCATCAAAAGTACGGAGAGGCCCCGAATAACGTCCACTATACCCCAAAAGGCTACCAGGAACTAGCCACCTTGATTACCAGGCAACTGGAGAAAAAGATAAAGGAATAA
- a CDS encoding FAD-binding and (Fe-S)-binding domain-containing protein: protein MTVSPSISAFSHLQSALTGELYFNDASSLDLAQKMVYSTDASVYQEKPVAVAIPQTIEDLKTLVKFANQHHLTLIPRAAGTSLAGQVVGHGLVVDISKYFTQVLEVNQEEQWVRVQPGVIRDDLNATLRPYGLLFGPETSTASRAMVGGMIGNNSCGLHSIVWGDTRTHLLSARVLLSDGSEAEFKPLTREELQQKLTLQNLEGDIYRKVYGLVTDDHNRAVIEQNYPKRTLTRRNTGYALDFLVDEGAGPEGQTTLDLCKLLAGSEGTLAFILEAKLNLIPLPPKEEGLVCVHFNSLLEALEANIIILRHQPMASELVDKYIMDFTKGHKTYEQNRFFIEGDPAALLMVEFMANSQDVITEKAEALVADLKAAGLGYAYPLVRGALTKPVWEVRKAGLGLIRNLPGDVQPVNLIEDCAVSPEDLPAYITDLQVVLNKYNLQASYYAHAGAGELHVEPMINLKTEEGKQLFRTVLAETTELVKKYNGSLSGEHGDGRLRGEFIPAALGQEVYQLLKEVKHAFDPKGIFNAGKIVDTPPMNEFLRYEEKIAQAVIPVETLFDFSAQEGILRMAEKCSGSGDCRKTHVSGGTMCPSYMATRQEKDTTRARANILRQFLTNSEKLNKFDHKEIKEVMDLCLSCKACKSECPSSVDVAKMKAEFLQHYHDANGVPLRTRMIGNFTKMQQLASWVPGLYNFMITNPVTGKLIKKTVGFAVDRSLPTVGSTTLRSWFANWKKEQKSVPASGKPVYLFCDEFTNYNDVEIGQTTVKLLSALGYDVQLPEHLESGRTYLSKGLVRDAKKIAIKNVQLLGKAMESGIPLVGIEPSALLTLRDEYLDLVPMDLVPLAKKVAANSFLLEEFLLREAAAGNISSSAFTQERKQIKLHGHCYQKALQALTPTQKILSLPQNYEVEMISSGCCGMAGSFGYEKEHYDVSMQIGELVLFPAVRQAQADVLIAAAGTSCRHQIKDGTARKALHPAEILYQALAVQEPVKATGA, encoded by the coding sequence ATGACCGTTTCCCCTTCCATATCCGCTTTCTCTCACCTTCAGTCCGCCTTGACCGGTGAGCTGTATTTTAATGATGCCTCCTCGCTGGACCTGGCCCAGAAAATGGTGTACTCCACAGATGCCTCGGTGTACCAGGAGAAGCCGGTGGCGGTGGCTATTCCGCAGACCATAGAAGACCTTAAAACGCTGGTCAAATTCGCCAATCAACACCATCTTACCTTAATCCCCCGGGCGGCCGGTACCTCACTGGCGGGACAGGTGGTGGGCCACGGCCTGGTGGTAGACATCTCCAAATACTTTACCCAGGTGCTGGAAGTAAACCAGGAAGAGCAGTGGGTACGCGTGCAGCCGGGCGTGATCAGGGATGACCTGAACGCCACGCTGCGGCCTTACGGATTGCTGTTCGGGCCTGAGACCTCTACTGCCAGCCGCGCTATGGTGGGCGGTATGATTGGCAACAATTCCTGCGGCCTGCACTCTATTGTCTGGGGAGATACCCGCACGCATTTACTTTCCGCAAGAGTACTGCTCAGCGATGGCTCAGAAGCCGAATTCAAGCCGCTCACCCGCGAGGAACTCCAGCAGAAACTCACCCTCCAGAACCTGGAAGGCGATATCTACCGCAAGGTGTACGGCCTGGTCACCGATGACCATAACCGCGCCGTCATTGAGCAGAATTACCCCAAAAGGACCCTTACCCGCCGCAACACCGGCTACGCCCTTGATTTTCTGGTAGACGAAGGCGCCGGCCCCGAAGGCCAGACCACCCTGGATCTCTGTAAACTGCTGGCCGGTTCTGAAGGTACCCTGGCGTTCATTCTGGAGGCCAAACTGAACCTCATTCCCTTGCCGCCCAAAGAAGAGGGTTTGGTCTGCGTGCATTTCAATTCCCTGCTGGAAGCCCTGGAGGCCAATATCATCATCCTGCGGCACCAGCCCATGGCCTCTGAGTTGGTGGACAAGTACATCATGGATTTCACCAAGGGCCATAAAACCTATGAGCAGAACCGCTTCTTTATTGAAGGCGATCCGGCCGCGCTGCTCATGGTAGAGTTCATGGCCAATAGCCAGGACGTGATCACCGAAAAGGCCGAGGCCCTGGTAGCCGATTTAAAGGCTGCCGGACTGGGCTATGCCTATCCGCTGGTGCGGGGCGCGCTGACCAAACCGGTGTGGGAAGTGCGCAAAGCAGGCTTGGGCCTGATCAGGAACCTGCCCGGCGATGTGCAGCCCGTGAACCTCATTGAAGACTGCGCCGTGTCTCCCGAAGACCTTCCTGCCTACATCACCGATTTGCAGGTGGTGCTAAACAAGTACAACCTGCAGGCTTCTTACTACGCCCACGCCGGCGCCGGCGAGCTGCACGTGGAACCCATGATCAACCTCAAAACTGAGGAAGGAAAGCAACTCTTCCGGACGGTGCTGGCCGAGACCACCGAGCTGGTGAAAAAATACAACGGCTCTCTCAGCGGTGAACACGGGGATGGCCGCCTGCGCGGCGAGTTCATTCCCGCGGCCCTGGGCCAGGAGGTGTACCAGCTGCTGAAAGAGGTAAAGCACGCCTTTGACCCCAAGGGCATTTTCAACGCGGGCAAGATTGTGGACACCCCGCCTATGAACGAGTTCCTGCGGTACGAAGAGAAAATAGCGCAGGCGGTGATACCCGTAGAGACGCTGTTTGATTTCTCGGCCCAGGAGGGGATTCTGCGCATGGCCGAAAAATGCTCCGGCTCCGGCGACTGCCGCAAGACCCACGTGAGCGGCGGCACCATGTGCCCCAGTTACATGGCCACCCGCCAGGAGAAAGACACTACCCGCGCCCGCGCTAATATCCTTCGCCAGTTCCTCACCAACTCAGAGAAACTCAACAAGTTTGACCATAAGGAAATCAAGGAGGTGATGGACCTCTGCCTGAGCTGCAAGGCCTGCAAGTCTGAGTGTCCCAGCAGCGTAGATGTGGCCAAGATGAAAGCCGAGTTCCTGCAGCATTACCATGACGCCAACGGCGTGCCTCTGCGCACCCGAATGATCGGGAACTTCACCAAAATGCAGCAGCTGGCCTCTTGGGTGCCGGGCCTCTACAATTTCATGATCACCAATCCGGTGACTGGGAAATTAATAAAGAAAACAGTAGGGTTTGCCGTAGACCGTTCTCTGCCCACCGTGGGTTCCACCACGCTCAGAAGCTGGTTTGCCAACTGGAAGAAGGAGCAAAAGAGCGTGCCAGCCTCCGGCAAACCGGTATACCTGTTCTGCGATGAATTCACCAATTACAATGACGTAGAGATAGGCCAGACTACGGTGAAATTGTTATCGGCCCTGGGGTATGACGTTCAGCTACCAGAGCACCTGGAAAGCGGCCGTACTTATCTCTCTAAAGGGCTGGTGCGGGACGCCAAAAAGATCGCCATCAAAAACGTGCAGCTCCTTGGCAAGGCCATGGAAAGCGGCATCCCGCTGGTAGGCATAGAGCCATCGGCGTTGCTCACGCTGCGCGATGAGTACCTGGACCTGGTGCCAATGGATTTAGTGCCGCTCGCCAAAAAAGTAGCCGCCAACTCGTTTCTTTTGGAGGAGTTCCTGCTGCGGGAAGCGGCGGCCGGAAACATTTCTTCTTCGGCTTTCACGCAGGAGAGAAAACAGATCAAGCTGCACGGGCACTGCTACCAGAAGGCGTTGCAGGCGCTCACACCCACGCAGAAGATTCTGTCCCTGCCCCAGAATTATGAGGTGGAGATGATTTCTTCGGGGTGCTGCGGTATGGCCGGGTCTTTTGGCTATGAGAAAGAGCATTATGACGTGTCTATGCAGATAGGCGAGCTGGTCTTGTTCCCGGCGGTACGGCAGGCGCAAGCAGACGTTCTGATAGCCGCCGCCGGCACCAGTTGCCGCCATCAGATTAAAGACGGCACCGCCAGGAAAGCCCTGCACCCCGCCGAGATTCTGTACCAGGCGCTGGCAGTGCAGGAGCCAGTAAAGGCTACGGGAGCTTAA
- a CDS encoding family 43 glycosylhydrolase, with amino-acid sequence MKRIVTLLSFSFLFAYGCGVKSTSPQASSDKAQSSTAAASKSVAYSNPVLPGDYADPSVVRVGDDYWATATSSEWAPLFPLLHSKNLIDWETVGHVFPSKLPEWADAHFWAPEISYENGKYYIYYTAKKKGGNLCVGVASASKPTGPYTDHGPLVCQEVGSIDGFPIRDEKGDLYLIWKEDGNSRQLPTPIWGQRMNEARTALEGEKFELFRNEVGTWEGGLVEGPALMKRNGYFYMFYAGDKCCGRECTYGVGVARAKNLRGPWEKFAGNPIMKQNDAWKCAGHGTMVTDQQGRDFFLYHAYTTNTFVYPGRQGLLDEVTWGADNWPSFQKNAPSVSAVVPYGKNAPDVLDLKDEFTGSTLAPSWQWSVTQAPLFQVKSANNGQLVLTASSSEIGSMLGQRTKTGNYTAHTSVDLASLPQGTLAGLSAFGDPNNSVGVGVQDGNIVLWQVKRKQKSELAKVPVTAQKSLQFRLTVQDGNKLAFAWSSDNKTWNPLNNGQALDGSFLPPWDRGVRVGLTAKGPANATATFNSFSLTHQTP; translated from the coding sequence ATGAAAAGAATAGTAACCCTCCTTAGCTTTTCCTTTCTGTTTGCCTATGGCTGCGGCGTGAAAAGCACTTCCCCCCAGGCTAGTTCAGACAAAGCTCAGTCCTCTACGGCAGCGGCCTCTAAATCTGTGGCCTATAGCAACCCGGTGCTGCCCGGTGACTACGCAGACCCCTCGGTGGTGCGGGTAGGGGATGACTATTGGGCCACAGCCACTTCTTCTGAGTGGGCGCCTTTGTTCCCGCTGCTGCACTCCAAAAACCTGATCGACTGGGAAACGGTAGGGCATGTGTTCCCCTCCAAGCTTCCGGAATGGGCAGATGCGCACTTCTGGGCCCCCGAGATCTCCTATGAAAACGGCAAGTATTACATCTATTATACCGCCAAGAAAAAAGGCGGCAACCTCTGCGTGGGGGTAGCCAGTGCTTCCAAGCCCACCGGCCCTTACACAGACCATGGCCCCCTGGTTTGCCAGGAAGTGGGCTCCATTGACGGTTTCCCCATCAGAGATGAGAAGGGTGACCTGTACCTGATCTGGAAAGAAGACGGGAACAGCCGCCAGTTGCCCACGCCCATCTGGGGCCAGCGCATGAACGAGGCCCGCACCGCCCTGGAAGGGGAGAAATTTGAACTGTTCCGCAATGAGGTGGGTACCTGGGAAGGCGGTCTGGTGGAAGGCCCGGCCCTCATGAAACGCAACGGTTATTTTTATATGTTCTACGCAGGTGACAAATGCTGCGGCCGCGAGTGTACCTACGGCGTGGGCGTGGCCCGGGCCAAAAACTTGAGAGGGCCCTGGGAGAAATTTGCCGGGAACCCGATCATGAAACAGAACGATGCCTGGAAGTGTGCCGGCCACGGCACCATGGTCACAGACCAGCAGGGCCGCGACTTTTTCCTGTACCACGCCTATACCACCAATACCTTTGTGTACCCTGGCCGCCAGGGATTACTGGATGAGGTCACCTGGGGGGCAGACAACTGGCCTTCGTTCCAGAAAAATGCGCCCAGCGTTTCGGCGGTGGTGCCCTATGGCAAGAATGCCCCAGACGTGTTAGATCTTAAAGATGAGTTTACCGGCTCCACGCTGGCGCCCAGCTGGCAATGGTCCGTGACGCAGGCTCCATTGTTCCAGGTGAAAAGCGCCAATAACGGCCAACTGGTCTTAACGGCCTCTTCGTCTGAGATTGGCAGTATGTTGGGCCAGCGCACCAAAACCGGTAACTATACCGCGCATACTTCGGTAGATCTGGCTTCTTTGCCTCAAGGAACCCTGGCCGGGCTCTCGGCCTTTGGCGACCCCAATAACTCGGTGGGCGTGGGTGTGCAGGACGGAAATATTGTGCTGTGGCAGGTGAAGAGAAAGCAGAAAAGCGAGCTAGCCAAAGTGCCGGTTACCGCGCAGAAGTCGCTGCAATTCAGGCTCACGGTGCAAGACGGCAACAAGCTGGCCTTTGCCTGGAGCAGTGACAACAAAACCTGGAACCCTCTTAACAACGGTCAGGCCCTGGACGGTTCTTTCCTGCCCCCGTGGGACCGGGGCGTGCGTGTAGGGCTTACCGCCAAGGGTCCGGCCAATGCCACGGCTACCTTCAATTCCTTTTCGCTCACCCACCAGACGCCGTAA
- a CDS encoding sialate O-acetylesterase, with the protein MQAVLRKIPLLLSFVFLAVTASAEVTLPRFISNGMVLQRDKPIPVWGWAQPGEKVTISFNGKTYSAQTAEDKKWKVNLAATKAGGPYNMTVKGTNTITLQDILVGDVWVCSGQSNMQFTMAKVAEKYKDEVTTATNPKIRHFLVDHTVAYEPAQDVTSKAGWKSADPKTVLNFTAVGYFFAKELFEKYQVPIGLLHTSVGGTPAEAWISSEALKPFPGLQKQIPAAASTETVDPKKEERKPAVLYNAMVAPLLPYAIKGVIWYQGEANANRGKEYRRLFPALITDWRARWGQGDFPFLFVQLANFQAISETPAESKWAELRESQTMTLSLPNTGMAVIHDLGEAKDIHPKNKKDVGLRLAQVAKKVAYGDAKVVYSGPLFKSMKSEKDKLVLTFEHVGGGLVAKDGGELKQFAIAGPDRKFVWANARIEGDKVVVWHESVPNPVAVRYAWANNPEGANLYNKEGLPASSFRTDQ; encoded by the coding sequence ATGCAGGCAGTTTTACGTAAAATCCCCCTCTTACTGAGTTTTGTTTTCCTGGCCGTTACCGCCTCGGCGGAGGTGACGCTCCCGCGGTTCATCAGTAACGGCATGGTGCTGCAGCGCGACAAGCCTATCCCGGTCTGGGGCTGGGCCCAGCCCGGTGAGAAAGTGACCATCAGCTTCAACGGAAAAACCTACAGCGCCCAGACCGCGGAAGACAAGAAATGGAAAGTGAACCTGGCCGCCACCAAAGCCGGCGGGCCCTACAACATGACCGTGAAGGGCACAAACACCATTACCCTGCAGGATATTCTGGTGGGGGATGTCTGGGTTTGTTCTGGGCAGTCTAACATGCAGTTCACCATGGCCAAGGTGGCCGAAAAATACAAAGACGAAGTTACCACGGCTACCAACCCCAAGATCCGTCATTTTTTGGTAGACCATACCGTGGCCTATGAACCGGCCCAGGATGTGACCTCAAAAGCAGGGTGGAAATCGGCGGACCCTAAAACCGTGCTTAATTTCACGGCCGTAGGCTATTTTTTCGCGAAAGAGCTGTTTGAGAAATACCAGGTGCCTATTGGTTTGCTGCATACCTCGGTAGGCGGTACGCCCGCCGAAGCCTGGATATCTTCTGAGGCATTGAAACCTTTTCCGGGCTTGCAGAAGCAGATTCCGGCCGCGGCTAGCACCGAAACCGTAGACCCTAAAAAGGAGGAGCGCAAACCTGCCGTGCTCTACAATGCTATGGTGGCCCCCTTGCTGCCGTACGCCATCAAAGGCGTGATCTGGTACCAGGGGGAGGCCAACGCCAACAGAGGCAAGGAATACCGCAGGCTGTTCCCGGCGCTTATCACAGATTGGCGGGCCCGCTGGGGCCAGGGCGATTTCCCGTTCCTGTTTGTGCAGCTGGCCAATTTCCAGGCCATTTCAGAAACTCCCGCTGAAAGCAAGTGGGCCGAACTGCGGGAATCCCAGACCATGACTCTTTCCCTGCCCAATACCGGTATGGCCGTGATCCATGACCTCGGCGAGGCCAAAGACATTCACCCTAAAAACAAAAAAGACGTGGGGCTTCGGCTAGCCCAGGTCGCTAAAAAGGTAGCTTACGGCGATGCGAAAGTTGTGTACTCCGGCCCCCTGTTCAAGTCTATGAAATCAGAGAAAGATAAGCTGGTATTAACCTTTGAGCACGTGGGCGGCGGTCTGGTGGCCAAAGACGGCGGAGAGTTAAAGCAGTTCGCGATTGCCGGGCCAGACCGGAAATTTGTGTGGGCCAACGCCAGGATTGAAGGTGACAAAGTGGTGGTGTGGCATGAGTCGGTGCCCAACCCGGTGGCCGTGCGCTATGCCTGGGCCAACAACCCCGAAGGCGCCAACCTCTACAACAAAGAAGGCCTGCCCGCCTCTTCCTTCCGGACCGATCAATAA